From the genome of Pseudomonas sihuiensis:
GCGGACTACGTGCTGAAGTACAACAAACGGCACCTGTACCCGATCGTCGACGACAAGATCATCACCAAGGAGCGGGCCATCGAGGCCGGCATCGATGTGCCGGAACTGTACGGCATCATCGACACCGAGAAGGGAATCGACAAGCTCGACGAGATCATCGCCGGGCGCACCGATTTCGTCATCAAGCCGGCGCAGGGCGCGGGCGGTGACGGCATCATGGTCATCGCCGACCGCTTCGAGGACCGCTTCAAGACGGTGTCCGGCAAGATCGTCAGCCACGAGGAGCTGGAGCAGCAGATTTCCAGCATCCTCTCCGGCCTGTACTCGCTCGGCGGTCACCGCGACCGTGCGCTGATCGAGTACCGCGTCACCCCGGACACCATCTTCAAGAGCATCAGCTACGAAGGCGTGCCGGACATTCGCATCATCGTGCTGATGGGCTACCCGGTGATGGCCATGCTGCGTCTGCCAACCCGCCAGTCCAACGGCAAGGCCAACCTGCACCAGGGCGCCATCGGCGTGGGTGTGGATCTGGCCACTGGCGTCACCCTGCGTGGCACCTGGCTGAACAACAAGATCAGCAAGCACCCGGACACCACCAACGCGGTGGACGGCGTGCAACTGCCAAACTGGGACGGTTTCATGAAGCTCGCTGCCGGCTGCTACGAGTTGTGCGGCCTGGGTTACATCGGCGTGGACATGGTGCTGGATCAGGACAAGGGCCCGCTGATTCTCGAGCTCAACGCCCGCCCGGGTCTGAATATCCAGATCGCCAATGACTGTGGCCTGACCCACCGCGCCCATGCCGTGGAAGCCCGCCTGGAAGAACTGAAAGCCAAGGGCATTCAGGAAGACGCAGAAGAGCGCGTGCGTTTCTCCCAGGAGCTGTTTGGTCACATCGCCAGCAAGGAAATCTGACCAGCGAACGTCGTAAGGTGCCGCCGCACCTTACGACTCGCTCGATGCACCCTCGCCGGCTCGCCCCCCCCTCACCCCACCGTCTCATGCCTCGCTCAGTAGCCCCAGGCTCTTGCCCTTGAGTACGGCTTGCGTGCGGCTGCGTACGCCCAACCTGGAAAACAGGTTATGCAGGTGCCATTTGATGGTGGCCTCGGACAAGTGCACCGCCTCGGCGATATCGCGATTCGACAGCCCCGCTGCCACGAGCCGCAATATCTCCCGCTCGCGATGGCTGACACCCTGATTTTCCTCGAGACTTTCTGGATCGATAGCCAACCTGCGGCACTGCTCACGAAGCATTTCGGCAACGCCCTGCCAGACAGCGGCGCGCTTGGGCTCGGCGCGGCTCCAGGCATTCCAGAGTGGCAGCAGCCACAGTGCATCGTCCTGAAACAAGCGGCGATAGCCGCATTGCCAGGCCTCTTCGAGTGTCGCCTGCAACAGCGCGAAGGCTTTTTCGCCGTTACCTTTGTTCCAGTAAGCCACTGACAGCAGCAGGCTCAGGTGCAGACGCCGATCACGCTGGTGGTCCGCTCCCTGCTTGGCCAGGCACGCCTCCAGGCTGGCCTGGGCTCTTTCCACCCGTTGCTCGCTCAGCGCCAGGCGCGCCTGGCTCAGCGCCAACGCCGTATGCGCATCGCCATAGCGCTCGATGGGCAATACAGCGAGATGCCGCTCCAACTGAAGATAAATACGCTGCGCCTCGTTGGGCCTGCGTAGCCACAGCAGGAACTGCACCTTGCAACCCATGGCGATGGCGAATACCCGCTCGTAGCCCGGCCCCTGCAAACCGCTCAACCACTCGTCGAGTTCTTCCAGCCCCTGCTCACCGGCACCGCCAAAGAAGCGCGCACGCGCCATGACCAGCTTGCCGCGGCTGATCAACTCCACCGGCGTGGCAACATCACGCCAGGTGGTGGCCAGCGGCAGCTCGGCGAGAATCGCAGCGTGGCGATCCTGTTCGTAAAGCAGATCGGCATAGGCAAGCCCGAGCGGACCGCCAACCCGGCTGCGCCGCCCAAACACCTGCTCGACCCTTGCCCGCGCCGCCTCGGCCAGGGAGCGGCCACACTCCAGTTCGCCGTACTCCTTGCAGATCAGCGCCTCGATCAGGCTGGCCATCACGTGCAGGTACTCACTCTCGCACTGACGCAGGTTCTCCCGCGCCACGGCAATCGCCTTGGCCGCCTCACCGAACTCACCGAGCAGAGCGAACGCCGCGGCCTGCACGCAGGCCAGGCTGGCGCGAAATACCGGCTGATTCTTTGGTACCAGCGCCAGCCAGTGACTGGCGACCTTGAGGCAGGCGTCGAGTTTGTCCTGATAGAGCAACACCAGTGCCTTGAGCACCTGAGCGGCAGCCAGCAGCTCGATCAGGCCGAAGTGGATGCCCGTGCCGCGCCCTTGCGTCAGGCGTGCGCTGACCTCCTCGATCAACGCCTCGGACTCGGCAAACTTCTGTTCAAAGGCCAGCTGCCAGGCATAGAAGATCTGGAACACCGGCTGCTCGGTGATCACCAGCGGTGGGATGTCCTTGAGAATGGCGAGGATGCCGTAGACCCGATTACCGGCGATCAGACGCGCGCCCTGACGTTCCAACAGCTCGGCGGCGAAAGCATAATCGCGAGCGCGCAGGGCGTACTTGATCGACTTGTCGGCCAGATCATGGTTTTCGCACCAGCGCGCAGCGGCGTGCAACAGATGAACCGGATCGCCGCGCCTGGCCAGGCGCCCCTGAAGAAAGTCAGCAAACAGGTGGTGATAACGGAACCATTGGCCCTGCTCGTCTAGCGCGATCACGAACAGTTGCTCGGCCTGCAGCCGGCGCAGCATGTCGCGACCGTCCTGGCGTCCAGTCAGCGCGTTGCACAACTCAGCGTTGAATTCGTCGAGGACCGAAGTCTGGTCGAGAAACAGCTGCACGGCTTCCGGCAGGCTGGCCACCACATCTTCGGCCAGATAATCGGCGATGTTGCGTTCGGTCCCTGACAGGCCAGCGAGAAAGGCCGCGCGATTATGCTGGCGCGGCAAGGCCAGCGCCGCCAGGTGCAACGCGGTGATCCAGCCTTCAGTGCGCGTATACAGCTGGTTGAGTTCGCTTTCCTCAAGCGCAAGACCTTTGATGTTGCGCAGGTACGCCGCCGTTTCCGCGCGCGTCAGCCGCAAGTCCTCGGCCTTGAGCCAGAACGCCCAGGCACCGAGCGATGGCGACTCATCGAGAAAACGCGGTTGATATCGGGTGCTGACCACCAGGCGCACCTGCTTGGGCAAGCGCTCGATCAGATAACGCGCCCCCTGGTCGAGGGATGGATGGCGTATACGGTGAAAGTCATCGAGCATCAGATAGAGCGTTTGCGGCAGGCCTTTGAGGTCATCGAGCAGCGCATCTATCACCGCCTCCAGCGGCCAACTGATCTCGCCCTGCAGCAGCGCCGCGGCGCTACTGCCGAAGCCGGGACAGGCGGCGACAACCGCCGCCACCAGATACTGCAGAAACCTCGCCGGTTCGCTATCACTTTCATCGCACGACAGCCAGGCGACCCGCGTCCCCTGCCCCTGCAAACGGCTACGCAGTTGGCTAAGGACAGTGCTCTTGCCAAAGCCGGCGGGTGCGCTGAGCACGATCAGGCGCTGCTCGCTGGCGTCCAGCAAACGCTCGAGCAAGGCCGCGCGCTCCAGCAGCGGTGCACCCTCGGCATGGGCGGGATACAGCTTGGTACGCAACAGCGGCACAGCGGATTGGCAGGACGGATTCTGGCTATTCATGATTCGAGTAGGCTCAGCTCGCGGGCACGGCGGATGGCTTGAGTACGATTACGCACCTTGAGCTTTTCGTAGATGTTGTGCAGGTGCCATTTGACGGTACCCAGGGCCAGCGCCAACTGCTGGCCGATCTCATCATTGGACATGCCCTTGGCGGCCAGACAGACCACCTCACGTTCGCGCTCGGTCAGCCCCTCCTCTAGCACGTCCAGGGTGTGATGCGATTCCTGGCCGGGCCAGGCGCTCAACAGACTGCGGATGAACGCCTGCAGCGCCGGCTGGCGCTCGACGGACTCCAACTGCTGCAGCAACTGGCGTATGGCCTCGCCTTCCTCGATGAACAGGCTGCGCGCCTCTTCCCGCTCGGCGCCGATCAGGCATTGCACCAGCAGGCTCTGCGCCCGCTCCCGGTAGCCCAGGCGCTGGTAGCTCAGCGCAGCGAGCAGATCCAGGCGCAGCTGATGCAGCCCGTGCCGGCCATCCTGCAACTGGCTGCGCAACTGGGTGATCTCATGTAGCGCTTCGCTGTAATTGCCACGCGCCTGCTGCAGGCGAACGCGGGTCAGACCGAGTACCCATGGCACCGGATTGAAACTGAACTGCGTGTAATGCCCCGCCAGCTTGCTCCAGTCCACCGACTTCAGGCGCTGCTCTGCGCGCTTGCTGCGGTCGGCCAAGGGCTCCTGCAGAATCAGCGCAATCTCCTCACCCACCGCTTGTACGTAGAAGCGCCAGGAGTGGTTGCGCGCCGCCAGGTTCTGCATCAGCACCAGGGTCGCGAGCGCTTCTTTGGGAGCGCCCTGCTGGCGCTGAACCCGCGCCAGGCACAGCATCGCCTGGGCATACAGGTCGATTGGATTGATCACATCGACCGTGGCCAAGGCCCAGCGCAGCCGATCCTGCAGACCGTCCAGACGACCCTGGTGATAGGCGATCAGCGACTCGCTGATGGTGGGTAGAACCAGGGCGCGGGACTTTTTACCGAACCAGGGCATCATCCGCGCACGCAGCTGCTCGAACAGCAGTTGCGCCTGCTTTACCCGCCCTTGTTCCAGGCACAGGAGCACTTCCACGTTGGCCAACTGCATGTCCAGATAACGGCCTTCGAGGAAATGGTTGCGCTGTTGCGCCAGCGCCAGCAACTTGCGCGCCTGCTCGGCCTGGCCAAGCATGACGTTGGCCAGGGCGCCAACGGTGAGGATCGCCACTTCGAGAAACGCGGTGTGTTGCCCCAGCTGCGCCTCGATGCGCCGCGCCAGATCGACGCAGGTATCCAGGTCATCCTTTTGCAAGGCGATCACCGCCTTGATCGCCAGAGTCGCCAGCACCTTGTCACTCAACGGCCCACTGGTGCGCGAATCGGCCCAGCGCTCCAGCAGCTCATCGAGCATGCCGTTGGCCTCGTTCAGGCCCAGCTCGGCCGCACGGGTCCAGACATCGGCAAGCACCAGCACCGGAAAGCGCGCGGCGATTTCGCCCGGCACATGCTGTCGCCATTTGTAGATGAGGTTGAGCTGGCCGCGGTTGATCAGCTCCAGACCGCAGCCGTCGAGCAACGCGGCGAGCATCTCGGCGTCTTCGGCCAGGCAGGCGTGCTCGATAGCCAGGTTCTGCATATGGTGGTTGGTGAACCACAGGCTGGCATTGAAATGCAGCTGCTTGAAGCGCTCCGGGTCGCGATCCTTGAGACGGCTGCGGAGAAACTCGGCGAACAGATTATGGAAGCGATACCACTGGCGTTCGCGATCCATGGGCAGGAGAAACAGCTGCATGGCCTCCAGCTCTTCCAGCAGTTGCTGGCCATCCTGACGCGCGGTCAGGGCATTGACCAGCTCGCCACTAAGCTGCTGCGCCACTCCTAGCGCCAACAGCTGTTCCTGGCGCTCGCCAGGTAACTGCTCGAACACCGAGCGCAGCAAGTAATCGCCAACCACGTTCTTGTCTGCACCCAATTCGGCCAGACGTTCAGTCGGTTGCGGGTGGTTGCGCAGCCACAAGCTGGCCAGATGCACCCCCACCACCCAGCCCTCGGTATGGCGGTAAAGCGCGCCGAACGTCTCTGGATCGAGCTGCAGGCCGCTGCGCTCCAGATAACCGCGCGTCTCTTCAGGGTTGAGCCTGAGCTCATCACTGCCCAGTTCCAGCAACAATCCCTTGGCGCGTAACGTGGCAAGACTCAGGGCCGGCTGCGAACGGCTGCCGATGGCCAGGGTGAAATTCGGGGGCGCCATCTTGACCAGGCGATTGAGTGCAGCGAGCAGCTCGCCATCCTGGATCAGATGCAGATCGTCGAGCACCAGCAGCAGCGGCTCCGAACGCTGCGACAGATCCACCAGCAGACTTTCCATCACAGCCTCGACCGGCACCCGCATGGTATTGCGCAGGTAGCCCAGGGCGTAATCACCCAGGCCGGGCAGTGCACGCCCCAATGCTTCGATCAGTTGCTGGAAGAAACGTACCGGCTCATCATCAGCAGAGCCCAGCGATAGCCACGCAACAGCGCTGCCGGCCTGACGACGCTGCTCGACCAGCATCGCCAACGCGGTGGTCTTGCCAAAACCAGCAGGCGCGCAAAACAGCACGAGGCGGGCGTGGGGGTGGGCCGAAAGCGCGGCTTCCACCTGGGGCCTTGCCAGATAGTCCGCGGATGCCTGGGGCGGCGACAGTTTTGAACGCAGCAGGCTTCCAGTGGCTGGGCCGATCACTACATCCATGGCCTGGATTCCTTCATTCATTATTGTTTTGGTACGGTAGTTCAACATCCTGGCACGACCCCATACTAATCAGCCGAGCGTACCGCAGCAAACCTGGCCGAAACCCTAGGATGAATATAAGCGGCGGACTACAATCGCTCCTTCACCCCATTCGACTGCCACGCATGCCCAGCTGCTCTCTGCACCCTCTTCCTTACCGCACCGACCCCAGCGACTACTTCCAGCGCATTCGCCAGGCCCCCGGCGCCGTACTGCTGGATGCCGGACGACCGAGTGCCACGCGTGGACGCTATGACCTTATGAGCGCCTGGCCATTGGCAGAACTGGCGCCCACGCCCGACGAATCGGCCAACGACTTTCTGCAACGCCTGCGAGGCGCATTGCAGAGCCTCGGCCCCGCCGAGGCTCCAGCACAGCAGGAGTTGCCATTCGTCGGTGGTTTGATCGGCTACCTGTCTTATGACTTCGGCCGCCGCCTGGAAGTGCTGCCCGAACAGAGCGTCGATGATCTCGATCTCGAGGATGCCCGTTTCGGTCTCTACGCCTGGGCGCTGATCAGCGATCACCAACTGGGCACCAGCGCCCTGCTGTTTCACCCGGCGCTGCCGGAGGCAGAGCGCCAGCGCCTGCGGACGCTGTTCGATGCAGCGCATGGCGAGGAACTCGTGCCCTTCCGACTGACCCAGCCGTTCCAGGCCGCTATCGACCAGCACCGCTATCGCCAGGCGATCGAGCGCATCCAGGGCTACATCCTCGCTGGCGATTGCTATCAGGTGAATTTCGCCCAGCGCTTCCAGGCGCCCTGCACGGGTGATCCCTGGGCGGCTTACCTGGCACTGCGCCAGGCCTGCCCCACGCCTTTCTCGGGTTTTCAGAGCCTGGGCGATGGCGACGCCATTCTCAGCCTGTCGCCCGAACGCTTTCTCAAGGTCAGCAAGGGTCAGGTGGAAACCCGTCCGATCAAGGGCACTCGGCGCCGCGGCGATGACACCGACGATGATCAAGCGCAGGCGCAGGAGCTGTTGGCGAGCAGCAAGGATCGCGCCGAGAACCTGATGATCGTCGATCTGCTACGCAACGATCTGGGCCGCAGCTGTCGCATCGGTTCGGTGAAAGTACCGGAGCTGTTCGCCCTGGAGAGCTATCCCAACGTGCATCATCTGGTCAGTTGCGTCACCGCCGAGCTGGCGCCCGGCAAGGATGCACTGGACCTGATCGCCTGCAGTTTCCCTGGTGGCTCCATCACCGGCGCACCGAAGATCCGCGCCATGCAGATCATCGATGAGCTGGAGCCGACACGGCGCGGGCTCTATTGCGGCTCCTTGCTGTATCTCGATGTACGCGGCGAGATGGACAGCTCCATCGCCATTCGCAGCCTGCTGGTCAAGGACGGCAAGGTCAGTTGCTGGGGTGGCGGCGGTATAGTCGCCGACTCCAACTGGCAGGCCGAATATCAGGAGTCCATCACCAAGGTGAAAGTGCTGCTGGAAACGCTGGAGCGGCTTTAGAAACGTAGGGCGGGTGCAACCCGCCAGATCGCGATGGCGGGTTGCACCCGCCCTACGTCAGCTACAGGCTCAGCTTGCGGTTCGATGCCTTGAGGAATTCCTGCTTCAGATCCTCGTAGGTATGCACCGCCGGGAATTGTGGGAACTCGCGGATCACGTTTTCCGGCGCATGGAACAGGACGCCGGCATGGGCTTCGCTGAGCATGGTGGTGTCGTTGTACGAGTCGCCAGCAGCGATAACGCGGTAGTACAGGCTTTTGAAGGCGATGACCGACTGACGCTTGGGATCCTTCTGGCGCAGCTGGTAGC
Proteins encoded in this window:
- a CDS encoding alpha-L-glutamate ligase-like protein — its product is MFGLIKTWKALEAKGIMGINRRNADYVLKYNKRHLYPIVDDKIITKERAIEAGIDVPELYGIIDTEKGIDKLDEIIAGRTDFVIKPAQGAGGDGIMVIADRFEDRFKTVSGKIVSHEELEQQISSILSGLYSLGGHRDRALIEYRVTPDTIFKSISYEGVPDIRIIVLMGYPVMAMLRLPTRQSNGKANLHQGAIGVGVDLATGVTLRGTWLNNKISKHPDTTNAVDGVQLPNWDGFMKLAAGCYELCGLGYIGVDMVLDQDKGPLILELNARPGLNIQIANDCGLTHRAHAVEARLEELKAKGIQEDAEERVRFSQELFGHIASKEI
- a CDS encoding helix-turn-helix transcriptional regulator — its product is MNSQNPSCQSAVPLLRTKLYPAHAEGAPLLERAALLERLLDASEQRLIVLSAPAGFGKSTVLSQLRSRLQGQGTRVAWLSCDESDSEPARFLQYLVAAVVAACPGFGSSAAALLQGEISWPLEAVIDALLDDLKGLPQTLYLMLDDFHRIRHPSLDQGARYLIERLPKQVRLVVSTRYQPRFLDESPSLGAWAFWLKAEDLRLTRAETAAYLRNIKGLALEESELNQLYTRTEGWITALHLAALALPRQHNRAAFLAGLSGTERNIADYLAEDVVASLPEAVQLFLDQTSVLDEFNAELCNALTGRQDGRDMLRRLQAEQLFVIALDEQGQWFRYHHLFADFLQGRLARRGDPVHLLHAAARWCENHDLADKSIKYALRARDYAFAAELLERQGARLIAGNRVYGILAILKDIPPLVITEQPVFQIFYAWQLAFEQKFAESEALIEEVSARLTQGRGTGIHFGLIELLAAAQVLKALVLLYQDKLDACLKVASHWLALVPKNQPVFRASLACVQAAAFALLGEFGEAAKAIAVARENLRQCESEYLHVMASLIEALICKEYGELECGRSLAEAARARVEQVFGRRSRVGGPLGLAYADLLYEQDRHAAILAELPLATTWRDVATPVELISRGKLVMARARFFGGAGEQGLEELDEWLSGLQGPGYERVFAIAMGCKVQFLLWLRRPNEAQRIYLQLERHLAVLPIERYGDAHTALALSQARLALSEQRVERAQASLEACLAKQGADHQRDRRLHLSLLLSVAYWNKGNGEKAFALLQATLEEAWQCGYRRLFQDDALWLLPLWNAWSRAEPKRAAVWQGVAEMLREQCRRLAIDPESLEENQGVSHREREILRLVAAGLSNRDIAEAVHLSEATIKWHLHNLFSRLGVRSRTQAVLKGKSLGLLSEA
- a CDS encoding LuxR C-terminal-related transcriptional regulator — encoded protein: MDVVIGPATGSLLRSKLSPPQASADYLARPQVEAALSAHPHARLVLFCAPAGFGKTTALAMLVEQRRQAGSAVAWLSLGSADDEPVRFFQQLIEALGRALPGLGDYALGYLRNTMRVPVEAVMESLLVDLSQRSEPLLLVLDDLHLIQDGELLAALNRLVKMAPPNFTLAIGSRSQPALSLATLRAKGLLLELGSDELRLNPEETRGYLERSGLQLDPETFGALYRHTEGWVVGVHLASLWLRNHPQPTERLAELGADKNVVGDYLLRSVFEQLPGERQEQLLALGVAQQLSGELVNALTARQDGQQLLEELEAMQLFLLPMDRERQWYRFHNLFAEFLRSRLKDRDPERFKQLHFNASLWFTNHHMQNLAIEHACLAEDAEMLAALLDGCGLELINRGQLNLIYKWRQHVPGEIAARFPVLVLADVWTRAAELGLNEANGMLDELLERWADSRTSGPLSDKVLATLAIKAVIALQKDDLDTCVDLARRIEAQLGQHTAFLEVAILTVGALANVMLGQAEQARKLLALAQQRNHFLEGRYLDMQLANVEVLLCLEQGRVKQAQLLFEQLRARMMPWFGKKSRALVLPTISESLIAYHQGRLDGLQDRLRWALATVDVINPIDLYAQAMLCLARVQRQQGAPKEALATLVLMQNLAARNHSWRFYVQAVGEEIALILQEPLADRSKRAEQRLKSVDWSKLAGHYTQFSFNPVPWVLGLTRVRLQQARGNYSEALHEITQLRSQLQDGRHGLHQLRLDLLAALSYQRLGYRERAQSLLVQCLIGAEREEARSLFIEEGEAIRQLLQQLESVERQPALQAFIRSLLSAWPGQESHHTLDVLEEGLTEREREVVCLAAKGMSNDEIGQQLALALGTVKWHLHNIYEKLKVRNRTQAIRRARELSLLES
- the pabB gene encoding aminodeoxychorismate synthase component I — translated: MPSCSLHPLPYRTDPSDYFQRIRQAPGAVLLDAGRPSATRGRYDLMSAWPLAELAPTPDESANDFLQRLRGALQSLGPAEAPAQQELPFVGGLIGYLSYDFGRRLEVLPEQSVDDLDLEDARFGLYAWALISDHQLGTSALLFHPALPEAERQRLRTLFDAAHGEELVPFRLTQPFQAAIDQHRYRQAIERIQGYILAGDCYQVNFAQRFQAPCTGDPWAAYLALRQACPTPFSGFQSLGDGDAILSLSPERFLKVSKGQVETRPIKGTRRRGDDTDDDQAQAQELLASSKDRAENLMIVDLLRNDLGRSCRIGSVKVPELFALESYPNVHHLVSCVTAELAPGKDALDLIACSFPGGSITGAPKIRAMQIIDELEPTRRGLYCGSLLYLDVRGEMDSSIAIRSLLVKDGKVSCWGGGGIVADSNWQAEYQESITKVKVLLETLERL